Part of the Triticum urartu cultivar G1812 chromosome 2, Tu2.1, whole genome shotgun sequence genome, TAACAAGTTACATGAGAATTATCAAAGAGGCATATATTGAGATAAAGAAGTGAGTTATATCAATCACCTTATTGGAGATGAAGTGAACAAGCAGGTTAGTTCTTATGAACCTTAGATTAATATGAGCCAAAAATAGTGTCATAAAAGACAAAATAAGCTTGCAGGTTTCACAGAGGGGATTTGATAATCACATAGAGTAGAGAATAATTactatgcaacatatatagtaaGGTATCAAGAACTGACCCTTCTTTGTTCTTTGCCTTGTAGAACTGGCGAAAGTGCTCGCAGGCGAGGTTAACTTTCCTAGCACCAACACTGATACATGCTAAAAAGAGCAAGATCAAGAAACTGAAAATTTCTCAAACTTAACAAACGCTAAGGAATGTTGATTCACATAAGCATAATTGCGGTGTCACAATAATATTGGGGGAGTCATTCATCATGGTTATTACCAAGATATTTTTTTTGATAAACCGGAAAAGAAAACAACATTGTTGGCCTTATGTGCGATAGCAGTTAGTAGTGCTAGAGATATTTATAAAACGATAAAATTTCCCTGGCCTAACAGGATGAATATCGGCATTTCCATTTGCACAGAACACAACTAAACTCGTCTCTTGGAATTATGGCTAAACGACAACACAAACTGCACAAGGCACATACCCACAACGTATACACACCCACGACGACAGATCCAAATAGAGACAGCATCAATGTATGTAGCGGAGAAACACCCATTGGCGTTACATAGAGCAGGAGATCATTAATACGTTGTTGAATATCACATTCAATAGTACGAGAAATTTCCACAAGACGACAAAGTTTTCCTAGACAAGTTTTAGCATTACCATTGGCAGGAATGCCGACAATTCCATCTTATGAAATATGAAACAAAACTAAACTCAGCTCTTCTATTGATGTGTATACGACAACCGCAAACGACACAACACCGACACATCCGAATAGAAATGTGGACAGACGAGGAAAACCGCCACCACCGTTATCCTGAATAGCATATCACTAGTAATAACATGATGGCTCACAAGACGACAAAGTTTCAATTTCTCGTCGAGCCATAACATTGCCGTTGGATGAATACCAGTACCCCCGTTAGGTACACAACAATTATTTCCTTAACGAGTCTTAGCATTTTGCCATTGCCAGGAATGCCGACAATTCCGTTATACTAAACCCAGCTCTTATATTTATGCGTATACGACAACCGCAAATGACACAGCACCGACACATCCTAATAGATTTGTGGACAGACAAGAAAAACCGCCATCGCCGTTACGCTGAATAGCATATCACTAGCTAATACCAGGAAGGCTCGCAAGACGACAAAGTTTTAATTTCTCGTCGAGCCTTAAACATTGCCGTTGGACACTTATACTTATGGCTACGCAGTAGTGCGAAGCCGCAAACAACACCTACCAAAGGGTAATGCCCATGACAAACACATCAGAATCGATGCAGTGGGGAAATAAATCACCTGCAGCTGCACGCCTTGAGCTGGTGCACCAGTTCGCCCACCATTTCGAAGTCGACGACGGGCAGGTTCCTGGGAGGGAATCAGAAATTAAGCAGAGGAGACGAAATCAATACTCAAGACGATCGGGATAAGGAGAGCAGAGGGCTTGGGCGCGGTGGTACGGCACGGACAGAAGGCTGGTGATATCGTTGAGCATCCTGTCGGCGTCGCCGAGGAAGATGTTGATGACCTCGGGGACGAACCCCTCGTCCTGTGGCGACTGCAGCTGTTGGTAGTACTCGTCCAGAATTCCCTGGATCCATCAGGCCAAGTCAGAAGACAGCCATACAG contains:
- the LOC125540896 gene encoding histidine-containing phosphotransfer protein 2-like; translation: MSAAALRSQLNEHISYMYATGILDEYYQQLQSPQDEGFVPEVINIFLGDADRMLNDITSLLNLPVVDFEMVGELVHQLKACSCSVGARKVNLACEHFRQFYKAKNKEGCLTALNLLRNEFYDVRGRLQAIMQLEQQIAALGPK